One Deltaproteobacteria bacterium genomic region harbors:
- a CDS encoding response regulator has translation MNKGKIVVVDDELHIRMLYQEELEGAGYSVATSDGTEDILAVLDREEPDVVILDIKLGADVSGLDLLQTIRSQGNDVPVILSTAYDSFQQDLKSIAADYYVVKSVDSTELMNKVVLAMDKARTAKKPQKA, from the coding sequence TTGTCGTCGTCGACGATGAACTCCACATTCGGATGCTCTATCAGGAGGAACTGGAAGGGGCCGGCTACTCCGTGGCCACCTCTGACGGCACCGAGGACATTCTGGCCGTTCTCGATCGGGAAGAGCCGGACGTGGTCATCTTGGACATCAAGCTGGGCGCCGACGTCTCGGGCCTGGATCTGCTTCAGACGATCCGCAGTCAGGGCAACGATGTTCCGGTCATTCTGAGCACCGCCTACGATAGCTTCCAGCAGGACCTCAAGAGCATCGCAGCGGATTACTATGTCGTCAAGTCCGTTGATTCCACGGAATTGATGAACAAGGTCGTCCTGGCCATGGACAAGGCCCGAACGGCCAAAAAGCCTCAAAAGGCCTGA